The Gemmatimonadales bacterium nucleotide sequence CCGTGAGCGCGATGACGCCCGCGAACACCAGCGGTCCGAAGATCCCCGCGAACTTCTCGAACACGCTGAAGAACCCGAAGAACTCCCCCGACCGCGCCGGCGGCACCATCGCGGCAAAGAGC carries:
- a CDS encoding MFS transporter; amino-acid sequence: LFAAMVPPARSGEFFGFFSVFEKFAGIFGPLVFAGVIALTGTSRLAVLSVIAFFVVGAVVLSRVDVADGERSARMAEAKAA